The window GATGAACAGAATTGTTGGTCAATGTAGGCAAAAGTGTGAAGTTATGCAGGCAAAGTTCACTGAAAAACTGGAAGAAGTGCATGCGGCATACCAGAAGATGGCCAAAAGATGCCAGTTGATGGAACAAGAGATTGAAAACTTGACAAGGGATAAGCAGGAGTTACAAGAAAAATTTGCAGAGAAATCCAGGTTAGTCTAGTGTGCCATTATTTTCCTTATAGGAACAAAGTTCCGCTCCATCCAATATGTATGAAATGTGCTTTCCTTCCAGGCAGAAGAGGAAGCTTGACGAGATGTATGATCGGCTGAGAAACGAGTATGAGTCGGTAAAACGTTCAGCCATTCAACCTGCAAACAACTACTTCCCAAGAGCTCAGCCTGACTTGTTGTCAGGCATGCCCAACATATTGGACAGCGGCGACCCTCTGAGACAAGGTAATTTATGGCATTATGACGCAGTTGATTTTAGTTGTCTACCGCTCACTCATCCCAATACTTTGCCTTTCGAGAAGCTATTAAATAGCTACTTTTGCTAAACATCCAGCCATGAATAAGTTCAATACAACACTTTGGCTTTCTAGAAGCTACCTCTCCACAAAAACAGCTCATTCACTTGTTGTAGGATCGATTGATCCTCCTGAAACCCCAGGGCGCAGAGATGAGGGATGGGCTCCACAACCAAGGCAACGGCGTGAGAACTCTGGTCCATTTGAGCTGTCTGGGGGTTCTCCTGGTCACACTGCTGCACCTCCGATGGATATGAGACCCAGACAGCTGCCACGGTCCGTCTTTGGAGCTAACATGAACAATTCTTCGACAGCTCTGAGAAATATGATAATCTCACCAGTGAAGCGTCCTCAGCCCCGTAACCGTCCACAAATGTTCACGTAATATTCTCCTTTTTGCTCGCTCATATATTTAAATGGTTAAATTTGGAGGGATGCTATTATGCAACTGGCTTGAGGGCTAATTGTTTCAGCAGTGGCATGCGATACCTGTCTGTCCCTCTACTGTACGTACTTACTCCGGGAACTTTGGTATGCCAGGTTATAGAGTTGGAAGAGCCAAGGAGATGTTCTGCTTCTGTTCCGTCTTAATCTTGTCATGGAAGTAAGGAAAACTGTTCAGTGCAAATGCTGTAGGATCAGTATGTATGTCTCCCCCCCTGTTCTTTTGCCATCGTTCCATCTAGAAATTGTTGTAGGAGATCAATCAGTAA is drawn from Triticum dicoccoides isolate Atlit2015 ecotype Zavitan chromosome 6B, WEW_v2.0, whole genome shotgun sequence and contains these coding sequences:
- the LOC119325095 gene encoding E3 ubiquitin-protein ligase CCNB1IP1 homolog isoform X2; translation: MKCNACWRELEGQAITTTCGHLLCTEDAKKILSNDGACPICDQVLSKSHMKPTDINPSDEWTNMSMTGVSPHILMKSAYRSVMFYIGQKDLEMQYKMNRIVGQCRQKCEVMQAKFTEKLEEVHAAYQKMAKRCQLMEQEIENLTRDKQELQEKFAEKSRQKRKLDEMYDRLRNEYESVKRSAIQPANNYFPRAQPDLLSGMPNILDSGDPLRQGRRDEGWAPQPRQRRENSGPFELSGGSPGHTAAPPMDMRPRQLPRSVFGANMNNSSTALRNMIISPVKRPQPRNRPQMFTL
- the LOC119325095 gene encoding E3 ubiquitin-protein ligase CCNB1IP1 homolog isoform X1, with translation MKCNACWRELEGQAITTTCGHLLCTEDAKKILSNDGACPICDQVLSKSHMKPTDINPSDEWTNMSMTGVSPHILMKSAYRSVMFYIGQKDLEMQYKMNRIVGQCRQKCEVMQAKFTEKLEEVHAAYQKMAKRCQLMEQEIENLTRDKQELQEKFAEKSRQKRKLDEMYDRLRNEYESVKRSAIQPANNYFPRAQPDLLSGMPNILDSGDPLRQGSIDPPETPGRRDEGWAPQPRQRRENSGPFELSGGSPGHTAAPPMDMRPRQLPRSVFGANMNNSSTALRNMIISPVKRPQPRNRPQMFT
- the LOC119325095 gene encoding E3 ubiquitin-protein ligase CCNB1IP1 homolog isoform X3, giving the protein MKCNACWRELEGQAITTTCGHLLCTEDAKKILSNDGACPICDQVLSKSHMKPTDINPSDEWTNMSMTGVSPHILMKSAYRSVMFYIGQKDLEMQYKMNRIVGQCRQKCEVMQAKFTEKLEEVHAAYQKMAKRCQLMEQEIENLTRDKQELQEKFAEKSRQKRKLDEMYDRLRNEYESVKRSAIQPANNYFPRAQPDLLSGMPNILDSGDPLRQGRRDEGWAPQPRQRRENSGPFELSGGSPGHTAAPPMDMRPRQLPRSVFGANMNNSSTALRNMIISPVKRPQPRNRPQMFT